In a single window of the Deltaproteobacteria bacterium PRO3 genome:
- a CDS encoding dihydroorotate dehydrogenase electron transfer subunit, whose translation MKDKLCQVAYHVALQEGYFRIGLETGWESFVPGQFGMLEVPRQDGVLLRRPFSFARQLGGTTEILYKVVGRGTEALSKVATGQSLRLLGPLGRGFEDVAAEGDRVGVAGGYGIAPFLQQAKRLKAQGRVLHLFYGARRAHDLLYLQELNELEVKLHITTEDGSQGERGRVTELLAKVYAESSPAVVWSCGPLGLLHAVQSWALPRGVPCELSVEETMGCGTGVCLGCVVKDQAGRYRRACIEGPVFAGECLKF comes from the coding sequence GTGAAAGACAAGCTTTGCCAAGTCGCCTATCACGTAGCCCTGCAGGAGGGATATTTCCGGATCGGTTTGGAGACCGGCTGGGAGTCCTTCGTTCCGGGCCAGTTCGGCATGCTCGAGGTCCCTCGCCAAGACGGCGTCCTCTTGCGCCGCCCCTTCAGCTTCGCCCGCCAGCTCGGCGGCACCACCGAGATCCTGTATAAGGTGGTGGGGCGGGGCACCGAGGCCCTCTCCAAGGTCGCGACCGGACAGTCGCTGCGTCTGCTGGGCCCGTTGGGCCGGGGCTTCGAGGACGTGGCGGCGGAAGGCGACCGCGTCGGCGTCGCCGGCGGTTACGGCATCGCGCCCTTCCTGCAGCAGGCGAAACGGCTGAAGGCCCAGGGCCGGGTGCTCCACCTTTTCTACGGGGCTAGGCGTGCGCATGATTTGCTTTATTTACAAGAGCTTAATGAACTAGAGGTAAAGTTACACATTACCACCGAGGACGGCTCGCAAGGCGAGCGGGGGCGGGTGACCGAGCTCCTCGCCAAGGTCTACGCCGAAAGCTCCCCCGCCGTCGTCTGGTCCTGCGGCCCCCTGGGCCTCTTGCACGCGGTGCAGTCTTGGGCCCTCCCGCGCGGCGTCCCCTGCGAGCTCTCCGTCGAGGAGACCATGGGCTGCGGCACCGGCGTCTGTCTGGGCTGCGTGGTGAAGGATCAAGCCGGGCGCTATCGCCGCGCCTGCATCGAGGGGCCGGTCTTTGCCGGAGAATGCCTGAAGTTTTGA